A single region of the Bacteroidota bacterium genome encodes:
- a CDS encoding M13 family metallopeptidase, translating into MNKYWLIALISLTVFSCKPKAEKTEVAREDFMKDFIDSTVNPGDDFFKFAVGTWLKNNPIPESERSWGIWTLVNEENYARIRKINEDAAANTKAAKGSNEQKIGDFWFTGMDTVTIEKQGITPLKPELDKIAAIQDKAGVINSAAYLHSIQVQPFFGNYIFQDEKNSNQFRLHFYQGGIGLPDRDYYFDKDERTTNIRAEYVKHISKMFQLTGVDVATADKNAANIMRMETAFAGASRKLEALRDPYANYNRMSIADVNKLCPAIPWESFLAQAGIKNIDSVIVGQPEFFKQLNKSITTESLDNWKAYLQWNLLNAYAGQLSSDFDKEHFNFYGTILNGTKEQRARWKRVLDAEEDAMGFMLGQLYVAKYYPPEQKARYEKIVENVMEAYKVRIQQLEWMSPATKEKALLKLSTVIKKVGYPDNWRDYSSLETARDSYVQNAIRASKYLHAYEVAKLYKPVDRTDWDMTPQTWNAYYNPSNNEIVLPAAAFIVPGVPDEFVDDAIAYGYAAGSTIGHEITHGFDDQGSQFDEKGNLVEWWTPEDRAQFLERTKKIVEQFNNYIIIDTIHVNGDATQGENIADLGGMLLGFEAFKMTDQYKEGKLIGGYTPTQRYFLGFALSWYGKYRDEAMVLRAKTDVHSPNFLRVNGPAYNIPEFYDAFGVKPGDKMYVPDSLRVKIW; encoded by the coding sequence ATGAATAAATACTGGTTGATAGCACTTATTAGCTTAACCGTGTTTTCCTGCAAACCCAAAGCAGAAAAAACTGAAGTTGCCCGCGAAGATTTTATGAAAGATTTTATCGATTCAACGGTAAATCCGGGTGATGATTTTTTCAAATTTGCTGTAGGCACATGGTTAAAAAATAATCCCATTCCCGAAAGCGAACGTTCATGGGGAATATGGACTTTAGTAAATGAAGAAAATTATGCACGTATCAGAAAAATAAATGAAGATGCTGCTGCAAACACCAAAGCTGCAAAAGGTAGCAACGAACAAAAAATTGGTGATTTCTGGTTTACGGGTATGGACACTGTAACTATCGAAAAACAAGGCATTACACCATTAAAACCTGAGCTGGATAAAATTGCTGCCATTCAGGATAAAGCCGGTGTAATTAATTCAGCTGCTTATTTACATTCTATTCAGGTGCAACCATTTTTTGGTAATTATATTTTCCAGGATGAAAAAAACAGTAATCAGTTCCGCTTACATTTTTATCAGGGCGGTATCGGTTTACCTGACCGTGATTATTATTTTGATAAAGATGAACGCACAACTAATATTCGTGCAGAATATGTAAAACATATTTCCAAAATGTTTCAGTTAACCGGTGTTGATGTGGCTACCGCTGATAAAAATGCAGCAAACATTATGCGCATGGAAACTGCATTTGCAGGTGCATCACGAAAACTGGAAGCTTTGCGTGATCCATACGCAAATTATAACAGAATGAGTATTGCAGATGTAAATAAATTATGTCCTGCAATTCCATGGGAATCGTTTTTAGCACAAGCCGGCATAAAAAATATTGACTCCGTAATTGTTGGTCAGCCGGAATTTTTCAAACAATTAAATAAATCGATTACTACTGAAAGCCTTGACAACTGGAAAGCGTATTTACAATGGAATTTATTAAATGCCTATGCCGGACAATTGAGCAGTGATTTTGATAAAGAACATTTTAATTTTTACGGCACCATATTAAATGGTACAAAAGAGCAACGTGCAAGATGGAAACGTGTTTTAGATGCTGAAGAAGATGCAATGGGCTTTATGCTCGGTCAGTTGTATGTAGCAAAATATTATCCGCCTGAACAAAAAGCGCGTTATGAAAAAATTGTAGAAAATGTAATGGAAGCCTACAAAGTACGTATTCAGCAATTAGAGTGGATGAGCCCTGCTACCAAAGAAAAAGCATTGCTAAAATTAAGTACAGTAATTAAAAAAGTTGGATATCCAGACAACTGGCGCGATTATTCTTCGCTTGAAACTGCAAGAGATTCTTATGTGCAGAATGCCATTCGTGCAAGCAAATATTTACATGCTTATGAAGTTGCAAAATTATACAAGCCGGTTGACAGAACTGATTGGGATATGACTCCGCAAACCTGGAATGCATATTACAATCCAAGTAATAATGAAATTGTATTACCGGCCGCAGCATTTATTGTTCCCGGTGTGCCGGATGAATTTGTAGATGATGCAATTGCTTATGGCTACGCAGCAGGTTCTACAATCGGGCATGAAATTACACATGGTTTTGATGACCAGGGAAGTCAGTTTGATGAAAAAGGAAATTTAGTAGAATGGTGGACACCTGAAGACCGTGCACAATTTTTAGAACGCACCAAAAAAATTGTGGAGCAGTTTAATAATTATATTATTATCGATACCATTCATGTAAATGGTGATGCAACACAAGGTGAAAATATTGCAGACTTAGGTGGTATGTTATTAGGGTTTGAAGCATTTAAAATGACCGACCAATATAAAGAAGGAAAATTAATTGGCGGATATACACCTACTCAACGTTATTTCCTTGGTTTTGCCTTATCATGGTATGGAAAATATCGTGATGAAGCAATGGTATTACGTGCTAAGACAGATGTACATTCACCTAATTTTTTACGGGTAAATGGTCCTGCTTATAATATTCCGGAATTTTATGATGCATTCGGTGTTAAACCGGGTGATAAAATGTATGTGCCGGATAGTTTAAGAGTGAAAATCTGGTAA
- a CDS encoding PKD domain-containing protein, translating into MKKFILFLLLASPTFLFSQSGLIKPILQPDAPEWVQLMYADTPNVFAVASAFEAYYKTHPYEENNYTKYYSRWAITARQYANENGDIIIPDNLALQENILLRNKLHSGEGSRSTTWTFAGPELHYTVKYDAGAASIPVSDHANIHSLDRCLSNPDVLYCGGETGGVYKTTNKGLNWEHVTKGYYMNTIRALAVNPNNPDEVIATSQGELWKTADGGATWHITGDASFQAIYITAYDIVYNPENPAIVYAGCEQGFYRSTDGGENWTLILNNFCMSVAVKPDDASVIYTLQYDPATKIPYFKKSTDYGVSFTTYNTGWFSVPAADAGKITSQGGRIGVTEANPNKVYVLLVGESTADATLQLRGTIGVYVSNDAGENWNFPHGLIGMPYNVDTHPNLMDFDGHTSDYDQIYYNTTIAVSQLDENKILVGGLNLWKSGDGATSYDAVGGYMGYLPYFHPDNQETKIYKTSPTTEEIWMATDGGVNFTTDWVETHESRSNGLQASNFWGFDQGWQEDVMVGGRYHNGNGGYYENYPAGTFLALGGGEAATGYIKPSDERICLMSDIGGVELPEEIDGVASFLSFSNTPNESYWYNSSSRIQFDWDYYNYAYMGRDNSIWKSVDGGSSFAPIYTFGGTTGNKVLWVEQSRVDKKIIYLTQNIGGSNCKLWKTTDGGVSWTDIDLPQAKRDLIFTLSGNNSNELWIAYTFGSDGNKVYHSTNGGDTWTNITTGTLNGLHPAAITHQFGTDGGVYLTVREAAVFYRTNTFIDWLQHGDDLPLVTDALKTIPFYRDNKLRLASWNIGIWESFLYEPSALIADFSTAFPYFYCSGDEIKFVDRSTASASATYLWEFPGGLPATSTEKNPTVSYPTGGSFDVTLTITDGASVESVTKTAIVSSLPESVLPLTENFETGSFASGWHGGETGGWAIADFASAYAIGENSMFFNNYYTDLQGGAVDEISAKYNMDDVTTATLNFDVAYRPYGGIYMDTLQILVSTDCGATKTQLFYAGGDDLATGPGYTADVFYPAADEWETKTIDLTAFAGSDNVTFYFSNIGYWGQALYLDNINVSANFIPVNNIDAVVNAEIIPNPNQGYFNLGIESVNAGMATIQMINALGEIIYTHINNINKGENTIVINQQGLSKGIYFISIQTQDGNISIPFIIE; encoded by the coding sequence ATGAAAAAATTTATTTTATTTCTTCTGCTCGCTTCCCCAACATTTTTATTTAGTCAGTCGGGTTTAATTAAACCCATACTACAACCCGATGCACCTGAATGGGTTCAGTTAATGTATGCAGATACTCCAAATGTATTTGCTGTAGCATCTGCTTTTGAAGCTTACTACAAAACACATCCTTACGAAGAAAATAATTATACGAAATATTATAGCCGATGGGCAATTACAGCGCGGCAATATGCAAATGAAAACGGCGATATTATTATTCCTGATAATTTAGCATTGCAAGAAAATATTTTATTACGCAATAAATTGCACAGTGGTGAAGGCAGTAGGAGTACTACCTGGACCTTCGCCGGGCCTGAATTACATTATACAGTAAAATATGATGCGGGTGCAGCAAGTATTCCCGTTTCCGATCATGCTAACATTCACAGTTTAGATCGTTGTTTATCGAACCCTGATGTATTGTATTGCGGTGGTGAAACCGGTGGTGTTTATAAAACAACAAATAAAGGATTAAACTGGGAACATGTAACAAAAGGTTATTACATGAATACCATTCGTGCTCTTGCAGTGAACCCAAATAATCCGGATGAAGTAATTGCAACATCACAAGGTGAATTATGGAAAACTGCAGATGGCGGAGCAACATGGCATATTACCGGTGATGCCTCTTTTCAGGCGATTTATATTACTGCTTATGATATTGTTTATAATCCTGAAAATCCGGCTATTGTTTATGCAGGTTGCGAACAGGGTTTTTATAGAAGTACAGATGGTGGTGAAAACTGGACACTGATTCTAAATAATTTTTGTATGTCGGTGGCAGTTAAACCCGATGATGCTTCAGTAATTTATACTTTACAATATGACCCTGCAACAAAAATTCCTTATTTTAAAAAATCAACTGATTATGGTGTTTCATTTACTACATATAATACCGGATGGTTTTCTGTTCCTGCTGCTGATGCCGGAAAAATTACCAGTCAGGGTGGAAGAATTGGAGTAACTGAAGCTAATCCAAATAAAGTATATGTTTTATTGGTTGGAGAAAGTACAGCAGATGCCACTTTACAATTGCGTGGAACAATTGGTGTTTATGTGAGCAATGATGCAGGAGAAAACTGGAATTTTCCACATGGATTAATCGGTATGCCTTACAATGTGGATACACATCCTAATTTGATGGATTTCGACGGACATACCAGCGATTATGACCAGATATATTACAACACCACAATTGCAGTTTCACAATTAGATGAAAATAAAATTTTGGTGGGCGGATTAAATTTATGGAAAAGCGGAGATGGTGCAACAAGTTATGATGCCGTTGGCGGATATATGGGTTATTTACCTTATTTCCATCCCGATAATCAGGAGACAAAAATTTATAAAACTTCACCTACAACTGAAGAAATATGGATGGCAACAGATGGTGGTGTAAATTTTACAACCGATTGGGTTGAAACACATGAAAGCAGAAGTAATGGATTGCAGGCTTCTAATTTTTGGGGATTTGATCAGGGTTGGCAGGAAGATGTGATGGTTGGAGGAAGATACCACAACGGTAATGGCGGATATTACGAAAATTATCCTGCAGGAACATTTTTAGCATTAGGTGGCGGTGAAGCTGCAACAGGTTATATTAAACCAAGTGATGAACGTATTTGTTTAATGAGTGATATTGGTGGTGTTGAATTGCCGGAAGAAATTGATGGTGTTGCGTCATTTTTATCGTTTTCTAATACACCAAATGAAAGTTATTGGTATAATTCCAGTTCACGCATTCAGTTTGATTGGGATTATTACAATTATGCTTACATGGGTCGCGATAATAGTATTTGGAAAAGTGTTGATGGCGGAAGTTCATTCGCTCCTATTTACACATTTGGTGGAACTACAGGAAATAAAGTATTATGGGTGGAACAAAGCAGAGTAGATAAAAAAATAATTTATCTCACACAAAATATTGGTGGCTCAAATTGTAAACTCTGGAAAACAACTGATGGTGGTGTAAGCTGGACTGATATTGATTTACCACAAGCAAAACGCGATTTAATATTTACCTTAAGTGGTAATAATTCAAATGAATTATGGATTGCGTATACTTTTGGGTCAGATGGCAATAAAGTGTATCACAGTACAAATGGTGGTGATACCTGGACTAATATCACAACAGGTACATTAAATGGTTTACATCCTGCTGCCATTACACATCAGTTTGGAACCGATGGTGGTGTTTATTTAACCGTAAGAGAAGCGGCAGTATTTTACAGAACAAATACATTTATCGACTGGCTGCAACATGGTGATGATTTACCGCTTGTTACTGATGCATTAAAAACAATTCCGTTTTATCGCGATAATAAATTGCGATTAGCAAGCTGGAATATTGGTATATGGGAATCGTTTTTATATGAACCTTCTGCACTAATTGCCGATTTTTCTACTGCATTTCCTTATTTTTATTGTTCCGGTGATGAAATCAAATTTGTTGATCGCTCAACAGCTTCTGCAAGTGCAACATATTTATGGGAATTCCCCGGTGGATTACCTGCAACATCAACAGAAAAAAATCCAACCGTAAGTTATCCAACCGGCGGTAGTTTTGATGTTACATTAACGATAACAGATGGTGCTTCAGTTGAAAGCGTAACTAAAACAGCAATTGTTAGTTCATTACCTGAATCTGTATTACCACTTACAGAAAATTTTGAAACAGGCAGTTTTGCATCAGGATGGCATGGTGGTGAAACCGGAGGATGGGCTATAGCAGATTTTGCTTCCGCTTATGCCATTGGCGAAAACAGTATGTTTTTTAATAATTATTACACTGATTTGCAAGGTGGTGCTGTAGATGAAATTTCTGCAAAATATAATATGGATGATGTAACTACTGCAACGCTAAATTTTGATGTTGCTTATCGTCCTTACGGTGGTATTTATATGGATACCTTACAAATTTTAGTTTCAACAGATTGTGGTGCAACAAAAACACAATTATTTTATGCAGGCGGCGATGATTTAGCAACCGGTCCTGGTTATACCGCAGATGTTTTTTATCCTGCAGCAGATGAATGGGAAACTAAAACAATTGACCTGACTGCTTTTGCAGGTTCCGATAATGTTACATTTTATTTTAGCAATATTGGTTATTGGGGACAAGCCTTATATCTGGATAATATTAATGTTTCAGCGAATTTTATTCCTGTCAATAATATTGATGCCGTTGTAAATGCTGAAATAATTCCGAATCCAAATCAGGGTTATTTTAATTTGGGTATTGAAAGTGTAAATGCAGGAATGGCCACAATTCAAATGATAAATGCATTAGGCGAAATTATTTATACCCATATAAATAATATAAACAAGGGTGAAAATACGATAGTAATTAATCAGCAGGGATTAAGTAAAGGCATATATTTTATTTCCATCCAAACACAAGATGGTAATATCAGTATTCCATTTATTATTGAATAA
- a CDS encoding DUF2071 domain-containing protein, translated as MPEQKVFLRAEWRNLLIANYICDPAILQPYLPAKTVLDTYKGEHLVSLVAFQFLNTAVMGIKFPFHTNFVEINLRLYVKHQDNGEWKRGVVFVKEIVPRSMITFVANTLFNENYVTMPTAGQISKSADVITANYTWGKASKFAATAQLQTKAIAADSIEEFITEHYWGYAAIDAAQTNQYGVEHPRWNVHPLINFSIQTNFETLYGRNFAFLNQAQPHSVLFAAGSPVLVRKGYPIT; from the coding sequence ATGCCCGAACAAAAAGTTTTTTTACGTGCGGAATGGCGAAATTTATTAATCGCAAATTATATCTGTGACCCGGCAATTTTACAACCCTATTTGCCGGCAAAAACGGTATTAGATACCTACAAAGGTGAACATCTGGTTAGTCTGGTCGCTTTTCAATTTTTGAATACCGCTGTAATGGGCATTAAATTTCCTTTTCATACTAATTTTGTTGAAATTAATTTGCGTTTATATGTAAAACATCAGGATAATGGTGAATGGAAACGCGGCGTGGTTTTCGTAAAAGAAATTGTCCCGCGAAGTATGATCACCTTTGTTGCTAATACCTTGTTTAATGAAAATTATGTTACCATGCCAACAGCAGGGCAAATAAGTAAATCTGCTGATGTAATTACTGCAAACTATACATGGGGAAAAGCAAGTAAATTTGCCGCAACTGCACAATTGCAAACAAAAGCTATTGCAGCAGATTCCATAGAAGAATTTATCACCGAACACTATTGGGGTTACGCTGCCATTGATGCTGCACAAACAAATCAATACGGCGTTGAACATCCGCGATGGAATGTGCATCCGCTGATTAATTTTTCTATTCAAACAAATTTTGAAACTTTGTATGGCCGTAACTTTGCATTTTTAAACCAGGCGCAACCACATTCTGTTTTATTTGCAGCAGGTAGTCCTGTTTTGGTTAGAAAAGGTTATCCGATAACATAA
- a CDS encoding DUF2911 domain-containing protein translates to MKKYILFCFTLLTIVAQTATAQDLELPQPSPWAQVSQKFGLAQTTITYSRPAMKGRTIFGSLVPYGEMWRTGANKATELKIEGTVMINNQKVEAGSYSLFTIPGQTEWTIIINKNTELWGTGGYKQEEDVMRFTVKPTATTSTESFTIGFSNVKDKSIMVDLIWETTKVSFEISNDFVEQGKQNIETAIKSAENTLGLYNDAAEFYLDYNLDAKLAMEWSKKSTAQGERYWNLYTLARAYAANGMYKEAIEIGTRSNTMATEAKNTGFAQTVAASLAEWKKK, encoded by the coding sequence ATGAAGAAATACATTTTATTTTGTTTTACGCTGCTAACAATTGTAGCTCAAACCGCAACGGCACAAGACCTTGAACTTCCGCAACCGAGCCCATGGGCACAGGTAAGCCAGAAATTCGGTCTTGCCCAAACAACCATAACTTACTCACGCCCTGCAATGAAGGGACGCACCATTTTTGGCAGTTTAGTGCCTTACGGTGAAATGTGGAGAACAGGCGCCAATAAAGCCACAGAGCTTAAAATTGAAGGCACTGTAATGATCAACAACCAAAAAGTTGAAGCAGGTTCATACTCATTGTTTACCATTCCCGGCCAAACCGAATGGACCATCATTATTAATAAAAACACCGAATTATGGGGAACAGGTGGTTATAAGCAGGAAGAAGATGTGATGCGTTTTACAGTTAAACCTACAGCTACTACTTCAACCGAATCTTTTACCATTGGTTTCAGTAATGTGAAAGACAAAAGTATTATGGTTGATCTCATCTGGGAAACAACAAAAGTAAGTTTTGAAATTTCGAACGACTTTGTTGAGCAGGGCAAACAGAATATTGAGACTGCCATTAAATCCGCAGAAAATACTTTGGGTTTATACAATGATGCTGCAGAATTTTACCTTGATTATAATTTAGATGCTAAATTAGCAATGGAATGGTCAAAAAAATCTACTGCTCAGGGTGAACGCTACTGGAATTTATATACACTTGCACGTGCTTATGCTGCAAACGGTATGTATAAAGAAGCTATTGAAATTGGAACCCGTTCAAATACCATGGCTACTGAAGCAAAAAATACCGGTTTTGCACAAACAGTTGCTGCAAGTTTAGCCGAATGGAAAAAGAAATAA
- a CDS encoding redoxin domain-containing protein, translated as MTSFIRTKTNASIFISALYFIIWSIVVVLFPTILSSVVIDTGKTPVIFWDFMSVITFVLGIGMMIAAANPYKHWTIILIVSLFHIGMIGGFIFGYSIGFFNNLFIRFIIFNHFIWLIPNAIVLYKVYRRSFDTDKMMIETFNNDDYPLSMFDTNDGRNLGEMNENNQVMLVFLRHFGCPFCKESLIELAAHRKELESRGITIVLVYMIEAEAANAYLNEYGLADLAQVSDPEEIFYKSFRLRRGSFVQLFGLKVWLRWIELGFKKKLFNTSPAGNVAQMPGIFLVEEGKVIKQYVHKSIADAPDYRFFLEPGDNTSYN; from the coding sequence ATGACCAGTTTTATTAGAACAAAAACGAACGCAAGTATCTTTATTTCCGCACTGTACTTCATTATATGGAGTATTGTAGTGGTTTTATTTCCTACTATTTTATCATCAGTGGTTATTGATACCGGTAAAACCCCTGTTATTTTTTGGGATTTCATGAGCGTCATCACTTTTGTGCTCGGTATTGGCATGATGATAGCTGCCGCAAACCCTTATAAACACTGGACAATCATCCTTATCGTATCATTATTTCACATCGGTATGATTGGCGGATTTATTTTCGGTTATTCCATCGGATTTTTTAATAATTTATTCATACGTTTCATCATTTTTAATCATTTTATCTGGTTGATTCCTAATGCAATTGTGTTGTATAAAGTGTATCGCCGCAGTTTTGATACGGATAAAATGATGATCGAAACCTTCAACAACGACGACTACCCACTTTCGATGTTTGATACTAATGATGGCAGAAATTTGGGTGAAATGAATGAAAATAACCAGGTAATGCTGGTGTTTTTAAGGCATTTTGGCTGCCCTTTCTGCAAAGAATCACTTATAGAACTGGCTGCGCACCGCAAAGAACTGGAATCGCGTGGTATTACTATTGTATTAGTATATATGATAGAAGCTGAAGCCGCAAATGCCTATCTGAACGAATATGGCCTTGCCGATTTAGCTCAGGTGAGCGACCCTGAAGAAATTTTTTATAAATCTTTCCGCCTGCGCCGTGGCAGCTTTGTCCAACTGTTTGGACTTAAAGTGTGGCTGCGCTGGATTGAACTGGGCTTCAAAAAGAAATTATTTAATACCAGTCCGGCAGGTAATGTGGCCCAAATGCCCGGTATATTTTTAGTTGAAGAAGGCAAAGTGATTAAACAATACGTGCATAAGTCGATAGCCGACGCACCCGATTACCGATTCTTCCTGGAGCCGGGCGACAATACCAGTTACAACTAA
- a CDS encoding sugar transferase, producing the protein MCIHIVAAQKKYDYRFLFRRYILITVDVVLILAALFLYVRFFHPNALQSYHTFTDNVLWIVVIVVLWFFYSYLFNLYKLSNVDRITTTIKNTVLTAVLTALTYLFMPFLSPTFPESRLPAFVLMGAMIVLVLLWRMCYAAFFVHPILTKKAIVVGAGYTGREIVRTLLHNPSIYHNTGYKIYGYIDDDTTKTGKVYDTLKVLSTGADLVKYAKRLDVDEIILAIPEQERLSAELYSGLIDCENAGIQVIQATQIYEEQTGRLMIKIKGNDYHLTNPYSIVHKDNVYAFFNRVINISCALIAGVFFLLVLPFVWLGNLLFSRGPLFYSQERVGENNKKFNIIKFRTMIVDAEKNSGPQFAQKRDPRITRVGNILRKTRLDELPQFWNILRGDINLIGPRPEREYFVDELSKQIPFFKLRNAVKPGLTGWAQVKHHYASDFDDTLVKLQYDLYYIKHRSLLLDMIIIFKTVAVMIKFKGT; encoded by the coding sequence TTGTGCATTCACATTGTGGCTGCTCAAAAAAAATATGACTACCGTTTTCTGTTCAGAAGGTATATTCTGATAACAGTCGACGTAGTATTGATTCTTGCAGCACTGTTTTTATATGTGCGTTTTTTTCACCCCAACGCATTACAATCATATCATACTTTTACCGATAATGTTTTATGGATTGTAGTAATTGTAGTGCTCTGGTTTTTTTATTCCTACCTATTTAATCTCTATAAATTATCAAACGTTGACCGAATTACAACGACAATAAAAAATACGGTGCTTACAGCAGTGCTAACTGCTCTCACGTATTTATTTATGCCCTTTTTGAGCCCCACTTTCCCTGAAAGCCGATTACCTGCTTTTGTACTCATGGGTGCCATGATTGTGCTGGTATTATTATGGCGCATGTGTTATGCAGCATTTTTTGTTCATCCCATTTTAACCAAAAAGGCTATAGTAGTTGGAGCAGGATATACAGGAAGAGAAATTGTGCGCACTTTATTACATAACCCTTCTATTTATCATAATACCGGTTATAAAATTTATGGTTATATAGATGATGATACTACCAAAACCGGAAAAGTTTATGATACATTAAAAGTATTAAGCACCGGTGCAGACCTCGTAAAATATGCAAAACGCTTAGATGTTGATGAAATAATTTTGGCGATTCCCGAACAGGAACGTTTAAGTGCAGAATTATACAGCGGATTAATTGATTGCGAAAATGCCGGCATTCAGGTGATACAGGCAACTCAAATTTATGAAGAACAAACAGGAAGGTTAATGATAAAAATTAAAGGCAATGATTATCATTTAACCAACCCTTATAGCATTGTTCATAAAGATAATGTGTATGCCTTTTTTAACCGCGTAATTAATATCAGTTGCGCATTAATTGCCGGCGTATTTTTTTTATTGGTATTACCTTTTGTTTGGCTTGGTAATTTGTTGTTCAGTCGCGGACCATTATTTTATTCGCAGGAAAGGGTAGGAGAGAACAATAAAAAATTCAATATCATAAAATTCCGCACTATGATTGTGGATGCGGAAAAAAATTCCGGACCACAATTTGCTCAAAAACGTGACCCGCGAATTACCAGAGTAGGAAACATTTTACGCAAAACCCGCCTCGATGAGTTACCACAGTTCTGGAATATCTTACGTGGCGATATCAACCTGATTGGCCCAAGACCGGAACGCGAATACTTTGTGGATGAACTGAGCAAACAAATTCCGTTTTTTAAACTGCGCAATGCTGTAAAGCCCGGACTCACAGGTTGGGCACAGGTTAAACACCATTACGCCTCCGATTTTGATGATACACTCGTAAAACTGCAATACGACCTTTATTATATAAAACACCGCTCACTGCTGCTCGATATGATAATTATTTTTAAAACAGTTGCAGTAATGATTAAATTTAAAGGCACTTAA
- a CDS encoding O-antigen ligase family protein: protein MICFIAMLIPVHKTLASPMLILSFAGILVSGSYGFKLDQLKENKRYLLFAALFLIFVYGYFISSDMATAARDLEIKLYLFAIPVFYVMLKPFSEKEKRIVLWLFVATCILFIITALSIALYHFISTGENHFYYKDLLAFTPLHPSYAGMFQAFAAVIIVMHLLTNWSILSSKRKFGLLAALLLITLFIFLLTAKMAIASIFILCSIAFYVWGKQYLGKQKTILIIILGNICALGAMLSLPYTRERIKLLFTYNEVAYDNSVNSRKEIWNAATDVVAQNPILGTGTGDAEADLIQAYANNGFKLGVEEKYNAHNQYLQILVETGWLGLLCFAGFFFLCLRLAIKHKNYLYLAFLLLWLVNISTESMLETQSGVVFFSFFNALLALDFRKF from the coding sequence ATGATATGTTTCATTGCCATGCTTATTCCGGTGCATAAAACACTGGCATCTCCAATGTTAATTTTATCGTTTGCCGGAATATTAGTTAGCGGGAGTTACGGATTTAAATTGGATCAATTAAAAGAAAATAAACGTTACCTGTTATTTGCGGCGCTGTTTTTAATTTTTGTTTATGGTTATTTTATTTCCTCCGATATGGCAACTGCTGCCCGCGATTTGGAAATCAAATTATATTTATTTGCCATCCCGGTATTTTATGTAATGCTTAAACCATTTAGTGAAAAAGAAAAACGAATTGTGTTATGGCTTTTTGTGGCTACCTGCATCTTGTTTATTATTACCGCATTAAGTATTGCACTATATCATTTTATTAGTACGGGAGAGAATCATTTCTACTATAAAGATTTACTTGCGTTTACACCATTACACCCATCGTATGCCGGAATGTTTCAGGCCTTTGCTGCGGTGATAATCGTAATGCATCTGCTGACAAACTGGAGTATTTTGTCTTCCAAACGAAAATTCGGTTTACTTGCTGCCTTGCTGTTAATTACCTTATTTATTTTTCTCCTCACAGCAAAAATGGCAATTGCATCTATATTTATATTGTGTAGCATCGCATTTTATGTTTGGGGTAAACAATATCTTGGCAAACAAAAAACAATACTTATAATAATACTGGGAAATATTTGTGCCCTGGGAGCCATGTTAAGTTTACCGTATACCAGAGAGCGCATAAAATTATTGTTTACTTATAATGAAGTTGCATATGATAATAGTGTAAACTCCAGAAAAGAAATCTGGAACGCAGCCACGGATGTAGTAGCCCAAAACCCGATTTTGGGAACCGGAACCGGTGATGCGGAAGCTGATTTGATTCAGGCCTATGCAAACAACGGATTTAAACTCGGTGTGGAAGAAAAATACAATGCGCATAATCAATATCTTCAAATACTGGTAGAAACCGGCTGGCTGGGGCTGCTGTGTTTTGCAGGCTTCTTCTTTTTATGCTTGCGCCTGGCCATTAAACACAAAAATTACCTCTACCTCGCCTTTTTATTGCTTTGGCTGGTCAATATCAGCACCGAATCCATGCTGGAAACACAAAGTGGTGTAGTTTTTTTTAGTTTCTTCAATGCCTTGCTGGCACTGGATTTCAGGAAATTTTAA